CCGGGGCCCGGGAACGGCTGGCGGTAGACCATGCTCTCGGAGAGGCCGAGCTCCAGTCCGACGAGTCGGACCTCGTCCTTGAAGAGGTACCTCAGCGGCTCCACGAGGCGGAGCTTCATATTCTTGGGCAGGCCGCCCACGTTGTGATGTGTTTTAATCTTGGCGGAGACTTTGTTGTCGCTCGTCTTGCTCTCTATCACGTCCGGGTAGAGCGTACCCTGAGTGAGGAAGTCCACCTTGCCCAGGCGTGAGGCCTCGCGGTCGAAGACCTTGATGAACTCGCTGCCGATGACGCGGCGCTTCTCCTCGGGGTCCATCACCTCACTGAGCGCGGTGAGGAACTGGTCGGTTGCGTCCACATGAACGAAGTTGAGCTTCATGTGCTTCTGGAAGGTGTCCACAACTCGTTGCGGCTCTTCACGGCGCATGAGGCCGTTATTCACGAAGATACAGGTTAGCTGGTCTCCCACGGCCTTGTGCACGAGCATCGCGGCCACGGCGGAGTCGACGCCGCCCGAGAGGGCGCAGATGACTTTGCCGTCGCCAACCTGCATGCGGATGTTCTCGACTGCCTCCGTCACGAAGTTCGCCGGCGTCCAGGACGGGCTGCAGCCGCAAATTTCGAACACGAAGTTCCGGAGCATCGCTTTGCCGTCGGGGGTGTGGGCGACCTCCGGGTGGAACTGGATGCCGATCATGCCCTGCTCGTTGCCCGTAACGGCCACAGGCGAGTTCTCGCTGGACGCAAGCGCCGAGAAGCCGGGCGGGGGAGCAACGATATGGTCGGCGTGGCTCATCCAGACGGGAATCGACTGCTCGAGTCCTTTGAAGAGGGGCTGGTCCGTCCCGCTCTGGTGGATGACGGCGTGGCCGTATTCGCGTTTTCGCGCCGGCGAGACCTTGCCGCCGAGCTGGTGGACCATGACCTGCATGCCGTAGCAGATGCCGAGGACCGGCAACTTGCTGTTGTAGACCCATGCAGGGGCCATCGGCGCGCCGTCTTCATAGACGCTAGCGGGGCCGCCGGACATAATGACGCCCTTTGGCTCCAGGTGGGCGACACTCTCCCAGGTGGCGTCGTGGGGGATTATCTCGCAGTAGACG
Above is a genomic segment from SAR202 cluster bacterium containing:
- the guaA gene encoding glutamine-hydrolyzing GMP synthase, which produces MTTENKPTQSHRVAASDDLEVSAYLEIAKQKGGPDPQSQPARPPQKGAVLIIDFGSQYSRLIARRVREAHVYCEIIPHDATWESVAHLEPKGVIMSGGPASVYEDGAPMAPAWVYNSKLPVLGICYGMQVMVHQLGGKVSPARKREYGHAVIHQSGTDQPLFKGLEQSIPVWMSHADHIVAPPPGFSALASSENSPVAVTGNEQGMIGIQFHPEVAHTPDGKAMLRNFVFEICGCSPSWTPANFVTEAVENIRMQVGDGKVICALSGGVDSAVAAMLVHKAVGDQLTCIFVNNGLMRREEPQRVVDTFQKHMKLNFVHVDATDQFLTALSEVMDPEEKRRVIGSEFIKVFDREASRLGKVDFLTQGTLYPDVIESKTSDNKVSAKIKTHHNVGGLPKNMKLRLVEPLRYLFKDEVRLVGLELGLSESMVYRQPFPGPGLAIRVMGEVTREKLEILRSADWIVMDEIKGNNLYRELWQSFAVLTNTQSVGVVGDNRTYGHVVAIRAVTSDEAMTADWARLPYQVLARISSRIVNEVPGVSRVVYDITSKPPGTIEWE